In Thermostichus vulcanus str. 'Rupite', a genomic segment contains:
- a CDS encoding HU family DNA-binding protein, which yields MNKAELVDAVAHRANVTKKEADAVISAALEIIVEEVASRDEHGEPKGKVTLVGFGSFEARKRKEREGRNPKTNQKMLIPESIVPAFTAGKSFRDAVAGVKS from the coding sequence ATGAACAAGGCAGAGCTTGTTGATGCCGTCGCTCATCGCGCTAATGTGACCAAAAAGGAAGCTGATGCTGTCATTTCGGCAGCACTGGAGATCATCGTTGAAGAGGTCGCCTCCCGCGATGAACATGGTGAGCCAAAAGGGAAGGTGACCCTGGTGGGCTTTGGCTCCTTTGAGGCCCGTAAGCGAAAAGAACGGGAAGGCCGCAACCCGAAAACCAACCAGAAAATGTTGATCCCAGAAAGTATTGTCCCTGCTTTTACTGCAGGCAAATCTTTCCGCGACGCAGTGGCGGGCGTGAAGTCTTGA
- a CDS encoding YajQ family cyclic di-GMP-binding protein, with protein sequence MASTYSFDIVSDFDRQELVNAVDQAQREIKQRYDLKDTQTEIELGEGSLTITTANDMALSSIQDILSTKAAKRGLSLKIFDFQPPESASGNRVRQVVQLKKGIDATLAKQISKQIRDTFKKVQPSIQGDLVRVSAKDKDDLQAVIQMLKQEDYPVALQFVNYR encoded by the coding sequence ATGGCCTCCACCTACTCATTTGATATTGTTAGCGATTTTGATCGGCAGGAGTTGGTCAATGCTGTGGATCAGGCCCAGCGGGAGATCAAACAGCGCTACGACCTGAAGGATACACAGACGGAAATCGAGCTTGGCGAGGGATCCCTGACCATTACCACTGCCAACGACATGGCCCTCAGCTCAATTCAAGATATTCTCTCCACCAAGGCTGCCAAACGGGGCTTATCCCTGAAGATTTTCGATTTTCAACCCCCAGAGAGCGCCAGCGGCAACCGAGTCCGCCAAGTGGTTCAGCTCAAAAAAGGGATTGATGCCACCCTCGCTAAACAAATCTCTAAGCAAATCCGCGATACCTTCAAAAAAGTGCAGCCTTCTATTCAGGGGGATCTGGTACGGGTTTCCGCCAAGGATAAAGATGATCTGCAAGCGGTAATCCAGATGCTCAAGCAGGAAGACTACCCAGTGGCGCTGCAGTTTGTTAACTACCGATAA
- a CDS encoding EVE domain-containing protein, translating into MNYWLMKSEPSVYSIWDLQREGQTLWDGVRNYQARNYLKAMQPGDRAFFYHSNADPPGIAGLMEILETQVVDPSQFDAASPYYDPKSGCADPRWYTVRVQFVAVLGRFLSLPELRATFTPEELEVVRRGSRLSVMPVSQTVAERVLALTTVSSQPL; encoded by the coding sequence ATGAACTACTGGCTGATGAAATCCGAGCCCAGTGTGTACAGCATCTGGGATTTACAACGGGAGGGACAAACCCTTTGGGATGGCGTGCGCAACTATCAAGCCCGCAACTACTTAAAAGCAATGCAGCCAGGGGATCGTGCCTTCTTTTACCATTCCAATGCCGATCCCCCCGGCATTGCCGGCTTGATGGAGATCCTAGAAACCCAGGTGGTGGATCCCAGCCAGTTTGATGCTGCCAGCCCCTACTACGATCCCAAATCCGGCTGCGCGGATCCCCGTTGGTATACGGTGCGGGTGCAATTTGTCGCAGTCTTGGGGCGATTTCTCTCTTTGCCAGAGTTACGAGCTACCTTTACCCCTGAGGAACTGGAAGTGGTGCGGCGGGGCTCACGATTGTCGGTGATGCCGGTTTCTCAAACCGTTGCAGAGCGAGTGCTGGCGCTAACGACAGTTTCCTCCCAACCTTTATGA
- a CDS encoding lipopolysaccharide biosynthesis protein, with protein sequence MDRRTDPVLQKPEEDRAGQRRRLQQAAWLMVGNGLRLGLSGAYFILLARLLGPESFGVFSAILACSNLAAPFGYFGQSELLIQRLSHRAVAVAYPDSAADAPRTLNSGAVAVGPSLWLASLGCGVTSLLLWPLLSVWLAGTPALVVGLLLSADLFFIGLQEVQKGQLIGQERTGGVALIDTGMALGRVSAVLVAVALGWGSLAQWSVVYGLMVLAVLLLTAWGTGCWAQETANLPGALSWRELRERLTAGWDFAVGLAAVKTFTDLDKLLLPRLASAAAAGLYSAAYRLINFSQTPMIALLTSHFAEICRQGQKGLRHAWRYAWQLFPWVLGYGSLATLGLALGSYGIPWVLGSAYQETALILRWLSPVILLEGIHLLLSHMLTGAGLQKPRSRLQLLALGLNGVLNGVWIPMWGWRGAALATLLSEVALLLALLLLIRRQLSRQRLSAQESGPRGFW encoded by the coding sequence ATGGATCGGCGAACTGATCCTGTCCTGCAGAAGCCGGAGGAGGATCGAGCTGGGCAACGACGACGGCTGCAGCAGGCTGCTTGGCTGATGGTGGGCAATGGTCTCCGTCTGGGTCTGTCGGGGGCTTATTTCATCTTGCTGGCGCGGCTGTTGGGGCCAGAATCCTTTGGGGTGTTCTCCGCCATCTTAGCCTGTAGTAATCTTGCCGCTCCCTTCGGCTATTTTGGGCAATCGGAGCTGTTGATTCAACGCTTGAGTCATCGGGCGGTGGCGGTTGCCTATCCAGACTCTGCGGCCGATGCTCCCAGAACCCTCAACTCTGGGGCAGTTGCAGTCGGTCCTAGTCTGTGGCTGGCAAGCTTGGGCTGTGGGGTAACAAGCCTACTGCTGTGGCCGCTGCTGAGCGTTTGGTTGGCGGGTACTCCGGCGCTGGTGGTGGGTTTGCTGCTGTCTGCGGATTTGTTCTTCATTGGGTTGCAGGAGGTGCAAAAGGGACAGTTGATCGGGCAGGAACGCACAGGCGGGGTGGCTCTGATCGATACCGGTATGGCTTTGGGCCGAGTCAGTGCGGTGTTGGTGGCAGTGGCCTTGGGGTGGGGATCCCTGGCGCAATGGTCTGTGGTGTATGGGTTGATGGTGTTGGCTGTGCTGCTGCTCACAGCTTGGGGTACGGGGTGCTGGGCACAGGAGACGGCGAACCTGCCTGGGGCTCTAAGTTGGCGAGAACTGCGGGAGCGGCTGACGGCGGGTTGGGACTTTGCGGTGGGGTTAGCGGCGGTCAAGACCTTCACCGATTTGGATAAGTTACTGTTGCCCCGGTTGGCCTCGGCAGCGGCGGCAGGTCTTTACAGTGCGGCCTATCGCCTGATTAACTTCTCCCAAACCCCAATGATTGCTCTGCTCACCAGCCACTTTGCCGAGATCTGTCGGCAAGGGCAAAAAGGGCTGCGTCACGCCTGGCGCTACGCCTGGCAACTGTTCCCTTGGGTGCTGGGGTACGGCAGCTTGGCCACGCTGGGGTTGGCGCTGGGATCCTACGGGATCCCTTGGGTGCTGGGATCCGCCTACCAAGAAACAGCCCTAATCCTGCGCTGGCTCAGCCCAGTGATTTTGCTAGAAGGGATCCACCTTTTGCTTTCTCACATGCTGACAGGAGCAGGGTTGCAGAAACCCCGTAGCCGCTTGCAATTGCTAGCCCTTGGGCTGAATGGGGTGCTGAATGGGGTTTGGATCCCGATGTGGGGTTGGCGGGGGGCCGCATTAGCCACGCTGCTGTCAGAGGTGGCTTTGCTGCTAGCTTTGCTACTGCTGATTCGCAGACAGTTATCTCGCCAGAGATTATCTGCCCAGGAATCTGGCCCTAGGGGGTTTTGGTAA
- a CDS encoding FHA domain-containing protein has product MVDSVPSSPSTHQHILVVEDRDGRRDQVLGSSKYFIGRDLANDICLNSQFASRYHAMLLRVPADQEGEYCYRILDGDLEGKPSTNGLLINGQKLTAHQLKPGDVITFGPDAKATYKITKTP; this is encoded by the coding sequence ATGGTCGATTCTGTGCCTTCTTCCCCTAGCACTCACCAGCACATCTTGGTCGTCGAAGACCGGGATGGTCGCCGTGACCAAGTATTAGGCTCCTCAAAGTACTTCATCGGTCGGGATTTAGCCAATGACATTTGCCTCAACTCCCAGTTTGCCTCCCGCTACCATGCCATGCTGTTGCGGGTTCCTGCCGATCAAGAGGGAGAGTACTGCTACCGCATTCTGGATGGGGACTTGGAGGGGAAACCCAGCACCAATGGCTTGTTGATCAACGGACAAAAGCTGACTGCTCACCAGCTCAAGCCAGGGGATGTGATCACCTTCGGTCCCGATGCCAAAGCAACTTATAAAATTACCAAAACCCCCTAG
- a CDS encoding SDR family oxidoreductase: MVDVVLITGASEGIGRATAFAFARQGYRLSLAARTPETLRQTAIDLEQSLNAEVLAIPTDVTQPEQVQSLVERTLDRYGHIDCLINNAGICLSGPFLQTTPDHWQQLMAVNFWGYIHTIRAVLPHMLKRKQGQIVNVGSIGGKMPLPHMSAYCASKYAVSGLTEALRLELKPQGIHVIGVHPGIVNSDFLKRAIFLDELQSATSANDHDASDTGSPAREQMEQALESFLVSQPEEVATAIWEAVRESKSEVVVGMAQWAVGAYALFPGLIGPILRDASR, from the coding sequence ATGGTCGATGTTGTCTTGATTACGGGAGCTTCTGAGGGTATTGGCAGAGCTACAGCTTTTGCCTTTGCACGTCAGGGGTATCGGTTATCCTTGGCCGCCCGAACCCCAGAAACCCTGAGGCAAACCGCCATTGACCTGGAACAAAGCCTGAATGCAGAAGTGCTAGCCATACCCACGGATGTCACCCAACCCGAACAGGTGCAAAGCTTGGTGGAGAGAACCTTAGATCGCTACGGCCACATCGATTGCCTGATTAACAACGCGGGCATCTGCCTGAGTGGCCCGTTCCTACAAACCACTCCAGACCATTGGCAGCAGCTGATGGCGGTTAATTTCTGGGGCTATATCCATACGATTCGGGCCGTGCTCCCCCATATGCTGAAGCGCAAGCAAGGACAGATTGTCAATGTGGGATCCATTGGCGGCAAAATGCCCTTACCCCACATGAGCGCCTACTGCGCCAGTAAGTATGCGGTCAGCGGACTGACGGAGGCCCTACGCCTAGAACTGAAACCGCAAGGGATCCATGTGATCGGTGTCCATCCGGGCATCGTCAACAGCGATTTTCTCAAACGCGCCATTTTCCTGGATGAGCTGCAGTCCGCAACCTCTGCCAATGACCATGATGCCTCCGATACCGGTAGCCCAGCCCGCGAGCAAATGGAACAGGCGCTAGAGAGTTTCTTGGTCAGTCAGCCGGAGGAAGTTGCCACAGCCATTTGGGAGGCCGTCCGAGAGTCCAAGTCAGAGGTGGTGGTGGGCATGGCACAATGGGCAGTAGGCGCTTACGCTCTCTTTCCTGGCTTGATTGGCCCAATACTCCGGGATGCGTCGAGATGA
- the hisH gene encoding imidazole glycerol phosphate synthase subunit HisH, translating to MGAVRLAVIDYDAGNLHSACKGLEHAGAEVHLIESPVGLEHFDGVVLPGDGAFDPAIQQLQERGFVDPIREGVRRQQPFLGICIGLQVLFDSSEEGNAAGLGIVPGQVRRFRPETGLRIPHMGWNQLQLTQPHAPLWSGIPVNTWAYFVHSYHVVPEDPTWVAATVQHGTQMAVAAIARGTLWATQFHPEKSGPYGLKMLQNFVGFVAQRDPSPSLASVQRA from the coding sequence ATGGGAGCGGTGCGACTGGCGGTGATCGACTATGATGCCGGGAATCTCCATTCTGCCTGCAAAGGGCTGGAACACGCTGGGGCAGAAGTGCATCTGATCGAAAGTCCAGTCGGACTCGAGCATTTTGATGGCGTAGTGCTGCCCGGAGATGGGGCCTTTGACCCGGCCATACAGCAGTTGCAAGAACGGGGCTTTGTGGATCCGATTCGGGAAGGGGTGCGGCGACAGCAGCCCTTTTTGGGCATTTGCATCGGCCTGCAGGTGTTGTTTGATAGCAGTGAAGAAGGCAATGCCGCCGGTTTGGGAATTGTGCCTGGACAGGTGCGGCGCTTTCGTCCAGAAACGGGCTTGCGCATTCCCCATATGGGCTGGAATCAATTGCAACTGACCCAACCCCACGCTCCTCTGTGGTCAGGGATCCCTGTCAATACGTGGGCCTATTTTGTCCACTCCTATCACGTTGTGCCCGAGGATCCCACCTGGGTCGCTGCGACCGTTCAACATGGCACACAAATGGCTGTGGCTGCCATCGCCCGCGGCACCCTATGGGCCACCCAGTTTCACCCGGAAAAATCCGGCCCCTACGGCTTGAAGATGTTGCAAAATTTTGTCGGGTTTGTGGCTCAACGGGATCCCTCTCCTAGCCTTGCATCCGTTCAAAGGGCTTAA
- a CDS encoding pyridoxal phosphate-dependent aminotransferase — protein sequence MSWPQHGGNRAWGAAVAGCSPSDILDFSANLNPLGPPQSVLQALGKALSEPDPVAISCYPDPDYRRLRTRLAEHWRVDPDWICVGNGAAELLTWAARDAQGGEVWLLKPAFGDYERALWAAGAVIKPLRYPFPNEQGSLGLAELLRQSGSNPAGRILWLNNPHNPSGGLASRPEILDLLPQFQQVMVDEAFMDFLPQDDPEDLPQPDAEEPGAEVGARQALSQTLIPYLADHPNTVVIRSLTKFYTLPGLRIGFAVGHPDHWRRWQRWRDPWSVNGLASVAVEAALADKPFRQRTLAWLPVAREHLRKGLQALPGWDPWPSQANFVLVRCPGSATQIQRALLQRYRLLVRDCRSFPELGDPYLRIGLRTLPEQDQLLSACREILENG from the coding sequence ATGTCTTGGCCTCAGCATGGTGGCAATCGCGCTTGGGGAGCAGCTGTTGCTGGCTGTTCTCCCAGCGATATTCTTGATTTCTCAGCTAATTTGAACCCACTTGGCCCACCGCAGTCGGTTTTGCAGGCCCTGGGCAAAGCTTTGTCTGAGCCGGATCCGGTTGCCATCAGCTGCTACCCAGACCCTGACTATCGGCGGCTGCGCACTCGGCTAGCTGAACATTGGAGGGTTGATCCCGATTGGATCTGCGTGGGCAACGGGGCAGCAGAGTTGCTCACCTGGGCGGCGCGAGATGCCCAAGGGGGAGAGGTATGGTTACTCAAGCCTGCCTTTGGGGACTATGAGCGGGCCCTCTGGGCGGCAGGAGCGGTGATCAAGCCCTTGAGGTACCCTTTTCCAAATGAACAGGGATCCCTAGGCTTGGCAGAGCTGCTTCGGCAATCGGGCAGTAACCCGGCAGGGCGGATACTGTGGCTGAACAACCCCCATAATCCCAGCGGTGGGTTGGCATCCCGACCAGAAATTCTGGACCTGCTGCCCCAGTTTCAGCAGGTGATGGTGGATGAAGCCTTTATGGACTTTCTGCCGCAGGACGATCCCGAAGATCTGCCTCAGCCTGATGCAGAAGAGCCTGGTGCAGAGGTGGGAGCAAGGCAAGCCCTAAGCCAAACGCTGATCCCTTACCTAGCGGATCATCCCAATACGGTGGTGATTCGCTCCTTGACCAAGTTTTATACTCTGCCAGGGTTGCGCATTGGCTTTGCCGTCGGACACCCGGACCATTGGCGGCGCTGGCAGCGTTGGCGGGATCCCTGGAGTGTTAATGGCTTAGCATCGGTGGCGGTGGAGGCGGCTTTGGCAGATAAACCCTTTCGTCAGCGCACCTTGGCGTGGCTACCCGTTGCCCGGGAACACCTACGCAAAGGGCTACAAGCCCTGCCAGGCTGGGATCCCTGGCCCAGTCAAGCCAACTTTGTGCTGGTGCGCTGCCCGGGTTCGGCAACCCAAATCCAGCGGGCCCTGCTACAACGGTATCGGCTATTGGTGCGGGACTGCCGCAGTTTCCCGGAGTTGGGGGATCCTTATTTGCGTATCGGCCTGCGTACCCTGCCCGAGCAAGACCAGTTGCTATCCGCCTGTCGGGAAATACTGGAAAATGGCTAG
- the mrdA gene encoding penicillin-binding protein 2, translating into MAKLYPVGNPKTLFSPHSSPRTPCRVILSPQLETRTSHWQGSPPVKTVGQNYRALVLLLLTSLLIVAGLGSRLAYIQLVQTQYYRQLADTNRIRLFPQPPERGRIVDRNGVLLAGSQLSHSVFLWPLVQSRQRWQEMIPTLAQYLQIAPEEIEQKLEQAGYRSPFPVRILRNASPQVVIQLEEMSRELPGVMVEAEAIRFYPHGDLAAHVLGYTGEIPQEQLRANPDYRLGDIVGLMGAEELFEPHLRGQWGGRQVEVDAMGEVLRVLGEQAPQPGKTLQLTLDVRLQQVAEQALANRKGAVVAMDPRDGSILAMASYPTFDPNLFSSRITQAQWDALQQQEFPFLNRGLRAYAPASTYKIITTAAGIESGVFPPGTVLQTTAYIQVGGWRFWDWNRAGFGRLNYRQAMAYSSDTFFYQIALGTKVGPLQEWSRRFGLGQPTGIGLKGEALGLVPDVDWKQRHWREPWYVGDTVNMSIGQGFVTATPLQMAIVTAAVANGGWRVRPLLSQQVIPENPVPLRQPVGMSAATLQILQQGLRDVVVYGTGGNANLGPGFPPTAGKTGTAEDPPRRSHAWFVGYAPYDQPELVVVVFLENSGGGGGAQAAPVFREVMRAYFQPES; encoded by the coding sequence ATGGCCAAACTCTACCCTGTCGGCAACCCAAAAACCTTGTTTTCTCCCCATTCCAGCCCTCGTACCCCGTGTCGGGTTATTCTCTCTCCGCAACTGGAGACCCGCACCTCCCATTGGCAGGGATCCCCGCCGGTCAAAACCGTCGGACAGAACTATCGAGCTCTTGTGTTGCTATTGCTGACCAGCCTGTTGATTGTGGCAGGTTTGGGATCCCGGTTGGCCTATATTCAGCTGGTACAAACCCAGTATTATCGGCAGCTGGCCGATACCAACCGCATCCGGTTGTTTCCCCAGCCGCCGGAACGCGGTCGCATCGTCGATCGCAATGGTGTGCTGCTGGCGGGGAGCCAATTGTCCCACTCGGTCTTTCTCTGGCCGCTGGTGCAGTCGCGGCAACGCTGGCAGGAGATGATCCCGACCTTGGCTCAGTACCTGCAAATTGCCCCGGAAGAAATTGAACAAAAGTTAGAACAGGCGGGATATCGTTCCCCTTTTCCAGTCCGCATCCTGCGCAACGCCAGCCCGCAAGTGGTGATTCAACTGGAGGAGATGAGCCGCGAGCTGCCGGGAGTGATGGTGGAGGCCGAGGCCATACGGTTCTATCCCCATGGCGACTTGGCTGCCCATGTGCTCGGCTACACCGGCGAGATCCCGCAAGAACAACTCCGAGCCAATCCCGACTATCGGCTGGGGGATATCGTTGGCTTAATGGGAGCAGAGGAATTGTTTGAGCCCCATCTGCGTGGCCAGTGGGGGGGGCGCCAGGTGGAAGTGGACGCGATGGGGGAAGTGTTGCGGGTGCTGGGGGAACAGGCGCCCCAACCGGGGAAAACCCTACAACTCACCCTTGATGTGCGCCTCCAGCAGGTGGCGGAACAAGCTCTAGCCAATCGCAAAGGGGCAGTGGTTGCCATGGATCCCCGCGATGGGTCGATCCTGGCCATGGCCAGTTATCCCACCTTTGATCCCAACCTGTTTTCCAGTCGCATCACCCAAGCCCAGTGGGACGCTCTACAGCAGCAGGAATTTCCCTTCCTCAACCGAGGCCTGCGGGCTTATGCCCCTGCTAGCACCTACAAGATCATCACCACGGCCGCTGGGATTGAGTCGGGAGTCTTTCCACCGGGTACCGTGCTGCAAACAACGGCCTATATTCAGGTGGGGGGGTGGCGCTTTTGGGATTGGAACCGGGCTGGGTTTGGGCGGCTCAACTACCGGCAGGCCATGGCCTACAGTAGCGACACATTCTTCTATCAAATTGCCCTCGGCACCAAAGTCGGCCCCTTACAGGAATGGTCGCGTCGGTTTGGGCTGGGTCAACCGACGGGGATCGGCTTGAAGGGGGAAGCTCTTGGTCTAGTCCCGGATGTCGATTGGAAACAACGGCACTGGCGGGAACCCTGGTATGTGGGCGATACGGTCAATATGTCCATCGGCCAGGGGTTTGTTACGGCTACACCTTTACAGATGGCGATAGTCACAGCAGCAGTGGCCAATGGGGGTTGGCGGGTACGCCCCTTACTCTCGCAGCAAGTGATCCCCGAAAACCCAGTGCCCCTGCGCCAGCCGGTGGGCATGTCTGCAGCAACGCTCCAAATTTTGCAGCAGGGACTGCGGGATGTGGTGGTCTACGGCACGGGTGGCAATGCCAACTTAGGGCCAGGGTTCCCCCCGACAGCAGGCAAAACCGGCACAGCAGAAGACCCGCCCCGACGCTCCCACGCTTGGTTTGTCGGCTATGCCCCCTATGACCAGCCGGAGCTGGTGGTGGTGGTGTTCTTGGAGAATAGTGGCGGTGGGGGCGGTGCTCAGGCGGCTCCGGTCTTTCGGGAGGTGATGCGGGCTTATTTCCAGCCAGAGTCTTGA
- the hemW gene encoding radical SAM family heme chaperone HemW, translating to MAVATAPQNPKNPTSPPQLGWPEAAYLHIPFCRQRCHYCDFATGLGTRELIETYVQMLCQEISSSYRYRHLPGDPSPLTSLFFGGGTPSLLTVEQLERILCTLRERIPFHPECEISLEANPGTLTLDQLAGYRALGINRISLGVQAFQPELLAACGRLHGVEEVYETIQDLRAVGLNNFNLDLIFGLPHQTVSHWQESLQALIEIDPPHVSIYDLTIESGTKFGRLYQPGDAPLPTEEMTVEMYLMAREQLTPAGYSHYEISNFARPGFQCRHNRVYWENRPYFGFGMGSVGYEGGRRIQQPKTLYDYFEQVKAGIHPLPPETASEEAWMDTLMLGLRLEEGLDLAHLQASFGDRKVEQALDRLDPYFEKGWASCDGGRLRLIPPHGWLFSNEILKDLFE from the coding sequence ATGGCTGTTGCAACGGCTCCCCAAAACCCCAAAAACCCAACTTCACCCCCTCAATTGGGCTGGCCGGAAGCGGCTTATCTACACATCCCGTTTTGTCGTCAGCGCTGTCACTACTGTGATTTTGCCACTGGCTTAGGTACCCGCGAACTGATCGAAACCTATGTGCAGATGCTCTGTCAGGAAATCAGCAGCTCCTACCGCTACCGCCACTTGCCTGGGGATCCCAGCCCTCTGACCAGCCTTTTTTTCGGAGGCGGCACTCCCTCTCTGCTCACTGTGGAGCAGCTAGAGCGAATTCTATGCACCCTGCGGGAGAGGATCCCGTTTCACCCCGAGTGCGAGATTTCTTTGGAGGCCAATCCCGGCACCCTGACCCTAGATCAATTGGCAGGTTATCGAGCGTTGGGCATCAACCGCATCAGCTTGGGGGTACAAGCCTTTCAACCGGAGTTGTTGGCTGCTTGTGGTCGCTTACATGGTGTAGAAGAAGTTTATGAAACTATTCAGGATCTACGGGCTGTAGGGCTCAACAATTTCAATTTGGATTTAATCTTTGGCCTGCCTCATCAAACAGTGTCCCATTGGCAGGAATCCTTGCAAGCCCTGATTGAAATTGATCCTCCCCATGTCTCTATTTATGATTTAACCATTGAATCGGGTACCAAGTTTGGCAGACTATATCAACCGGGGGATGCACCTTTACCAACCGAGGAAATGACTGTTGAAATGTACCTGATGGCGCGAGAACAGCTCACCCCAGCCGGTTATTCTCACTACGAAATTTCCAACTTTGCTCGCCCCGGATTTCAATGTCGGCACAATCGTGTCTATTGGGAAAATCGACCTTACTTTGGCTTTGGCATGGGATCCGTTGGCTACGAGGGGGGACGGCGCATTCAACAGCCCAAAACCCTTTACGACTACTTTGAACAGGTGAAAGCTGGGATCCATCCCCTACCGCCTGAAACCGCATCAGAAGAAGCCTGGATGGATACATTAATGTTGGGGTTAAGGCTCGAGGAAGGTTTGGATCTGGCGCATTTGCAAGCCAGTTTTGGTGACAGGAAGGTCGAGCAAGCTTTGGATAGACTGGATCCCTATTTTGAGAAGGGTTGGGCCAGTTGTGATGGAGGTCGGTTGCGGCTGATCCCACCGCATGGATGGCTATTCTCTAACGAGATTCTTAAGGATCTATTTGAGTAG